One uncultured Tolumonas sp. genomic window carries:
- a CDS encoding SNF2-related protein: protein MKILFDDATSASAKGMLAKLRLVSSLARVRKELISLPGGPASMMLRLTLVKRANQIRIELRASEIAAQVMSPLQINDTPSEPIIGARANTAKHYQFHETRTKGQRKKANDAAVSLLNQVKLGQLSRNQLSEEDLAVLAGYSGNGGSLVGADGKKGSAYEYYTPKPIAEGVWVALAEMGFSGGKVLDPCSGTGIFSATAPKNSVIDAVELDETSGSINSLINDGDCYSTTISPFEAVAASTPDEVFDAVVTNVPFGSVADRGGNQLLDGKYQKETLESYFILRSLDKLKPGGLAAFVVPPRCTSGRGAAEVKLRQRASLKADFIGAYRLPNSVFGAADADTITDVIFFRKYSHDAAEKIAELKEQSPETLSDALVLWDTFIDGRYFSEDGKRFVLGEFVPKDPDKFRDVDRVKNPASIQDVAKLLRKLPDSRVNWELLDAKETGIILYGEGDTITKDGQTLQMQSGSWVVMAKNDNDRSAMQLLAKCKDAYTAFYSDVPYEEAKSLVDYMRGTSQSMDIPAWLSSAMAELNKLKANEDRLKAWRAGIVGLAMIQVLDESGRSSGTNFLSEYGSLSDAIKKVSPSAKRLPGGIGSEFKRGLGEMASHYDRKRGFSAVWRGDVQASPTVDISVTGGFEGLIYQEKSNWIATPKAKEVLGVEFDPIGSDEWCISADGSMVSRADDYYVGSYGAYLLTIDSQIASATNGQIKQKLMRQRMVASQRVDKVDVSKISFNLFSPYVTIEQKAEFLRRFVHPGAVVAFDEKTSDPQIEFDIPGSKLTDREKLIKRVGVYLKNGAITLGGAKLSTTDEAAIKELRNIINQANEQFNGWARGNKTVTDLLEAKTSDPARLRFTQTEDESPLPIPGMNPALTLHGYQNSYVRQKGRDFSGINGFDVGLGKTFTALACVQYVQSIGVKKKTLFVVPNSVLSNWLNECKKAYQSIDDCLFVGLREDGNGGYSVSSSNYDEDLARSMENRHAKIFVTMEAFERIRLKGDTISSYESFMRSVDASFAESEDKKADERKKGKARTLLSVLGDKTGSAPYLEDMGIDSIVIDEGHCFKNSAETVDFSGGKYLSLSQSSRRGVDAQAKSWYVRGKSALSDGVLLLTATPITNSPLEIYAMMSLASGHDRVNDMFAGTSGSDGFMNAICQIENEDDETIDGELRSINVFKGLNNVEMLRSSLRSVATIKSAKDVGGQIRIPESPEVSSPVALPSDTRQQLEDYKQAYRFAADTVAGRSQIRGDAEAYERVMTKFGEPMQLIAHPFNLINKMTMLIADPDLDNRVSRYRVSDMGKYSELVSLWNEKKYSEERTRPGPNCTESQAISKRTRHDASGEVIGYTYKMPVKAWIEGEFITIDSVSPDIQDKFEALAEKTGLDLDVDVPPKLAAMLENFQTEAATPRGVDDKGNKISYAKQIIFCDLISSHNKIKRLLAKRAGVPSSSIAIITGQRNSAPDEIQGIQDGFNAFGEDNKYRVIIANEKGEVGLNLQKGTQAIHHLTIGWTPDSLTQRNGRSVRQGNKTGSVTVYHYDADGTFDSAKRSLVNSKADWIGSLMSNDVGSTLAITGGMSREQMEALIDAIGDSDAISKLQESMANKEASRRAASNRERQLINLNTIERQNAFLSENDSSVAWIASKFGPLMAVMGQVQQLRSRLANPKISETARVRNEAVLSELEAKLRGIESQINEAATIKLANGDAIDPQSVVRSFIEKAKRGENRATDLIKSLRSNRLGWSNIVIDVNEGSELVIEWQSETGMAESMRKQAVDNYQKQSVVGGAMPEPIAAAFASGDGAMIGEVAIMKGCFINGRNDLYVVSGTSTARCLSGFVEKEAVLSRIVPLQSEVVYPGTAEYEVALTQAAAAEDACERNGQATKWYSEVCPDVATRRETEVMVSYHAHSHELPSPYFPVAIIPSSVSDDTPVLSRILTEQSSAIARWEGNKFVVSSHLDVAPGKQDRYQAIKDYTVAHKMKATLADFGGLKFYAEKLIQADMPSGVLFSAALIGNSADEINNSVVDLIQKSVPWFDFGGAEVSYIDFGKRREMNLAIEKSTPKTEELDIETEVMVSKSIESNAIVYVGGETYQWKDRIKDYGKKYGDYAKWDGDNKAWKIQHQAWVQLITDFPKLAESLHLKDA from the coding sequence GAAAATTTTGTTTGATGACGCAACCAGCGCTAGCGCAAAAGGTATGTTGGCAAAGTTAAGGCTTGTCAGTTCATTGGCTCGGGTAAGAAAAGAATTGATATCGTTGCCGGGCGGCCCGGCATCAATGATGCTGCGACTCACTCTTGTAAAAAGAGCTAACCAGATCCGCATTGAACTTAGAGCGTCCGAGATAGCGGCGCAGGTTATGTCGCCACTGCAGATCAATGATACACCCAGCGAGCCCATTATTGGCGCAAGAGCCAATACGGCTAAACACTATCAATTCCATGAAACACGCACCAAGGGGCAGCGCAAGAAAGCCAATGATGCTGCCGTGTCCTTACTTAACCAGGTTAAATTAGGTCAGCTATCACGCAATCAGCTGTCTGAGGAAGATCTAGCTGTTCTGGCAGGGTATAGCGGGAATGGTGGTTCGTTGGTTGGGGCTGATGGAAAGAAAGGCTCTGCATACGAGTATTACACGCCAAAACCAATTGCCGAAGGTGTGTGGGTTGCCTTGGCGGAGATGGGATTTTCTGGCGGAAAAGTATTAGATCCTTGCTCTGGTACCGGTATTTTTAGCGCCACAGCACCAAAGAACTCAGTTATTGATGCTGTTGAACTGGACGAGACATCTGGCTCAATAAACTCATTGATCAATGATGGTGATTGTTACTCCACAACCATTTCACCATTCGAGGCGGTAGCGGCATCGACGCCGGATGAGGTGTTTGATGCGGTAGTGACTAACGTCCCGTTCGGCAGTGTAGCGGATCGTGGTGGGAATCAGCTACTCGATGGTAAGTACCAGAAGGAAACACTGGAAAGCTACTTCATTCTTCGCTCACTGGATAAGCTAAAGCCAGGTGGATTGGCAGCGTTTGTTGTCCCTCCTCGCTGCACCTCCGGTCGCGGTGCTGCAGAGGTAAAATTAAGACAGCGGGCCAGCCTTAAAGCTGATTTTATCGGAGCGTACAGACTGCCGAATTCCGTTTTTGGCGCGGCAGATGCAGATACCATTACTGATGTTATTTTCTTCAGGAAATACTCTCATGATGCAGCTGAAAAAATAGCTGAATTGAAAGAGCAGTCACCGGAGACACTAAGTGATGCTTTAGTGTTATGGGATACATTTATTGATGGTCGCTACTTCAGCGAGGATGGAAAGCGCTTTGTTCTTGGTGAGTTTGTACCTAAAGATCCGGACAAATTTCGCGATGTAGATCGGGTAAAAAACCCAGCCAGCATTCAAGATGTTGCCAAGTTGCTGCGTAAGCTGCCAGATAGTCGTGTTAACTGGGAATTACTTGATGCAAAAGAGACGGGCATCATTTTATATGGCGAAGGCGATACGATAACAAAGGACGGTCAGACACTGCAAATGCAGAGCGGAAGCTGGGTTGTTATGGCTAAGAATGATAATGATCGCAGCGCCATGCAGTTGCTTGCCAAATGCAAGGATGCCTACACAGCTTTTTATTCTGACGTGCCGTATGAGGAAGCTAAGTCCCTTGTCGATTATATGCGCGGCACATCTCAATCAATGGATATCCCAGCTTGGCTGTCATCGGCAATGGCTGAACTCAACAAGTTAAAGGCTAATGAGGATCGTCTAAAGGCATGGCGTGCCGGCATTGTTGGCTTGGCGATGATTCAGGTTCTTGATGAGAGTGGACGCTCCAGTGGGACCAACTTCTTGAGTGAGTATGGATCGCTGAGCGACGCGATAAAGAAAGTATCGCCATCAGCTAAGCGATTGCCTGGTGGGATTGGATCTGAATTCAAGCGCGGGCTGGGTGAAATGGCATCTCACTACGACAGAAAGCGTGGATTTAGTGCGGTGTGGCGTGGTGACGTGCAGGCGAGCCCTACTGTCGATATATCAGTAACAGGGGGATTTGAAGGCTTAATTTACCAAGAAAAATCAAATTGGATTGCCACGCCCAAGGCCAAGGAGGTGCTTGGCGTCGAATTTGATCCAATCGGCTCAGATGAGTGGTGCATTTCCGCTGATGGCTCAATGGTCTCCCGCGCAGATGATTACTACGTTGGCAGCTACGGTGCCTATCTACTGACGATTGACAGTCAGATCGCTAGTGCAACCAACGGCCAGATCAAGCAAAAGCTGATGCGGCAGCGCATGGTTGCAAGTCAGCGAGTGGATAAAGTTGATGTGTCTAAAATTAGCTTCAACTTGTTCAGCCCATACGTCACCATCGAGCAGAAGGCTGAATTCCTACGCCGATTTGTTCACCCTGGTGCCGTCGTGGCCTTCGATGAAAAGACCAGCGATCCACAAATTGAATTTGATATTCCTGGTAGCAAGTTGACTGACAGAGAAAAGCTGATCAAGCGAGTCGGTGTTTACCTAAAAAATGGCGCTATCACTTTGGGCGGCGCAAAGCTATCTACCACCGATGAAGCGGCAATAAAAGAGCTTCGAAATATTATCAACCAAGCGAACGAGCAATTTAATGGCTGGGCTCGTGGCAATAAGACTGTCACTGATCTTCTTGAGGCAAAAACGAGCGATCCGGCACGACTTCGCTTTACGCAGACAGAAGATGAGAGCCCGCTACCAATACCTGGCATGAATCCAGCGCTGACACTACATGGATATCAAAACTCCTATGTTCGCCAGAAAGGGCGGGATTTCTCGGGCATCAACGGGTTCGATGTTGGTCTCGGTAAGACGTTCACGGCCCTTGCCTGTGTGCAATACGTTCAATCTATCGGCGTTAAGAAAAAGACGCTATTTGTGGTGCCAAACTCCGTACTGTCAAATTGGCTAAATGAATGTAAAAAAGCATACCAATCAATAGATGATTGCTTGTTTGTTGGGTTGCGCGAGGATGGCAATGGCGGTTACAGCGTAAGTTCATCAAACTACGATGAAGATCTTGCCCGCTCCATGGAGAATAGACACGCTAAAATATTCGTCACCATGGAGGCATTTGAGCGTATCAGACTAAAGGGCGATACAATTTCATCCTATGAGTCATTTATGCGAAGTGTCGATGCGTCATTTGCCGAAAGTGAAGATAAAAAGGCAGATGAACGCAAAAAAGGAAAGGCAAGGACCTTGCTGTCAGTTCTGGGGGATAAGACAGGATCAGCGCCATATCTGGAGGACATGGGGATTGATTCAATCGTGATCGATGAGGGCCATTGCTTTAAAAACTCAGCTGAGACGGTAGATTTTAGCGGCGGAAAATACCTGTCTCTTAGCCAGTCTTCACGACGTGGTGTCGATGCTCAGGCAAAATCATGGTATGTGCGTGGGAAGTCAGCGCTATCCGATGGCGTTCTGCTGCTGACTGCAACGCCAATAACGAATAGCCCGCTAGAAATTTACGCAATGATGTCTTTGGCTTCCGGACATGATCGCGTAAACGACATGTTTGCTGGTACATCCGGTTCAGACGGCTTCATGAATGCAATCTGCCAGATTGAGAATGAAGATGACGAAACCATTGATGGAGAATTACGCTCAATCAATGTGTTTAAAGGTCTGAATAACGTTGAAATGCTCCGCAGCTCATTGCGCTCTGTAGCGACAATCAAGAGTGCAAAGGATGTCGGCGGGCAAATAAGAATCCCTGAGTCACCAGAGGTGTCATCGCCGGTTGCGCTGCCGAGCGATACACGGCAACAACTGGAAGATTACAAGCAGGCATATCGCTTTGCCGCTGATACCGTAGCGGGAAGATCACAGATACGGGGTGATGCGGAAGCCTACGAGCGGGTAATGACAAAATTTGGCGAACCCATGCAGCTGATAGCGCACCCATTTAACCTGATCAACAAAATGACAATGCTCATTGCGGATCCAGATCTTGATAATCGAGTGTCACGCTATCGCGTAAGTGACATGGGAAAATACAGCGAGTTAGTTTCCCTGTGGAATGAAAAAAAATACAGCGAAGAGAGAACAAGGCCGGGGCCAAACTGCACTGAGTCTCAAGCCATCAGCAAAAGAACGCGGCACGATGCGTCTGGTGAAGTGATTGGTTATACCTACAAAATGCCGGTAAAGGCTTGGATAGAAGGTGAGTTTATAACCATTGACTCAGTATCTCCGGACATTCAGGATAAATTTGAAGCGCTGGCAGAAAAGACAGGCCTCGATTTAGATGTTGATGTACCACCGAAGCTGGCCGCAATGCTGGAAAACTTTCAGACAGAAGCGGCAACACCAAGGGGCGTTGATGACAAGGGAAATAAGATATCTTATGCCAAGCAGATCATATTCTGTGACCTGATTAGCTCTCATAACAAAATCAAGCGGCTGCTTGCTAAGCGAGCCGGCGTTCCATCGTCATCAATTGCCATTATTACTGGTCAGCGCAACAGTGCGCCGGATGAGATACAAGGGATTCAGGATGGATTTAATGCCTTTGGTGAAGACAATAAATACCGCGTGATCATTGCCAACGAAAAAGGTGAAGTTGGTCTTAACCTGCAAAAAGGGACGCAGGCAATACATCACCTTACCATTGGGTGGACCCCGGATAGCCTTACCCAGCGAAATGGCCGCAGTGTCAGGCAGGGCAATAAGACGGGATCAGTTACCGTTTATCACTATGATGCCGACGGCACGTTTGACTCAGCAAAGCGATCACTGGTTAACAGTAAGGCTGACTGGATCGGCTCACTAATGAGTAATGATGTGGGTAGCACGCTGGCTATCACCGGCGGGATGAGCCGCGAACAAATGGAGGCGCTTATTGACGCAATTGGTGACTCTGACGCCATTTCTAAGTTACAGGAGTCAATGGCAAACAAAGAAGCTTCGCGTCGAGCCGCCAGTAATCGTGAACGTCAGCTTATCAACCTGAATACCATTGAGCGACAGAATGCATTTCTGTCTGAGAATGATTCATCGGTTGCATGGATAGCCTCAAAATTTGGCCCATTAATGGCTGTTATGGGGCAGGTGCAGCAGCTAAGAAGTCGACTAGCAAATCCAAAGATATCAGAAACGGCAAGAGTTAGAAATGAGGCTGTGCTTTCTGAGCTTGAGGCAAAGCTTCGTGGTATTGAAAGTCAAATCAATGAGGCGGCCACGATAAAGTTAGCGAATGGAGATGCGATTGATCCGCAATCTGTCGTGCGGAGCTTTATTGAAAAGGCAAAGCGCGGCGAAAACAGAGCGACAGATCTAATCAAGTCGCTCCGTAGCAATCGTCTCGGGTGGAGCAATATCGTCATTGATGTCAACGAGGGATCTGAGCTTGTCATTGAATGGCAGTCTGAAACTGGGATGGCCGAATCAATGCGTAAGCAGGCAGTGGATAATTACCAGAAACAATCGGTGGTTGGTGGCGCCATGCCAGAACCAATTGCTGCGGCATTTGCATCTGGAGATGGAGCCATGATCGGCGAGGTGGCCATCATGAAGGGGTGCTTCATTAACGGAAGGAATGATCTTTACGTTGTATCTGGCACATCAACAGCGAGATGCCTATCTGGTTTTGTAGAAAAAGAGGCCGTGCTGTCACGAATAGTCCCACTGCAGAGCGAGGTAGTGTATCCAGGTACGGCAGAGTATGAGGTGGCACTTACACAAGCCGCCGCTGCGGAGGACGCCTGCGAACGAAATGGTCAAGCCACGAAATGGTATAGCGAGGTTTGCCCTGATGTTGCTACGCGACGAGAAACGGAAGTAATGGTCTCATATCATGCACACAGCCATGAATTGCCATCCCCATATTTCCCTGTAGCCATCATTCCGTCATCCGTTTCCGATGATACCCCTGTTTTGTCCCGAATCCTGACTGAGCAGTCTTCAGCTATCGCTCGATGGGAGGGAAATAAGTTTGTTGTTTCTTCTCATCTTGATGTTGCACCCGGCAAGCAAGATCGCTATCAAGCCATCAAGGATTATACAGTTGCACATAAAATGAAGGCGACACTTGCTGATTTTGGCGGCCTGAAGTTTTATGCTGAGAAGCTGATACAGGCAGATATGCCATCAGGAGTGCTATTTAGTGCCGCACTAATCGGTAATTCGGCGGATGAGATCAATAATTCTGTAGTCGATTTAATACAAAAGTCAGTTCCATGGTTTGATTTTGGTGGGGCCGAGGTTAGTTATATTGATTTCGGGAAGCGCCGAGAAATGAACCTGGCCATTGAGAAATCCACGCCAAAGACGGAAGAGCTGGATATTGAAACCGAGGTAATGGTAAGCAAATCAATAGAGAGCAATGCTATTGTTTATGTTGGCGGCGAAACATATCAGTGGAAGGATCGCATCAAGGATTATGGCAAAAAATATGGTGATTATGCCAAATGGGATGGCGACAACAAAGCCTGGAAAATTCAGCACCAGGCGTGGGTGCAATTAATTACAGACTTTCCAAAATTAGCTGAATCACTGCACCTGAAGGATGCATAA
- a CDS encoding glycoside hydrolase family 19 protein, protein MALQHDSQGFLVGDRIEADKITDQINEIINELKEIKATLRGDAVPGSSSSVISAAESVKAPTAPALTSVASPKARDAGGRFTANIYQLPNTSGVAMPVARGHRQPTVKSPTHEKSGDDNKRDSSEIKATLRGDAVPGSSSSVISAAESVKAPTAPALTSVASPKARDAGGRFTANSQGGRVNDDNRDAGSASAISDMSDRVAGAIREIAISEESDPSVKAFNEVAQPLSRGFGKIFSSNGNKSQDRWFRRIWREMLDKRLQEAISNKKVQRTLDDIEKNGQDKGESGSRFGAAILLPLLAILGKILSALLPVKALNALKRLLPSSFRPTGRTTTAGTKRGDRSGGKSTGKSGKSTTTAGTRQERTGKTNSRTRTAGGSSPEVAKKPGIFSKTTKGIGKGLRAGRGAISKIPLLGAILGLGFMASDVMDSESSDGTRKEKDIGTGAAVGRGVGGMGGIAAGAAAGATIGSIVPVIGTAVGGVVGGLIGGWLGDSAGDIIGAKFGEWVNDLRSANITQSIVDKWNFTADFVGSLWGQASDGVKAQWATISESVSQKWTELTSVVSAAWGDVATKAGEKWDAAVSFMQSSWTSVVDKATGLWDGLTDFASKANDYIKDKTGIDVADAAGELVGKAKDAYNGAKESVSKTIDSAKDTATQALTSFSDALSQAAKKVADATGVTTVVDAVKRSYSHAENKAELKRAMAEAGITDPKEQASFMGQLDHESAGFTQLEESMNYKSPERLMEVSATARSKGINAVNEAIAGGPESVAELMYGGRMGNTEKGDAYKYRGRGFIHLTGKDQYDSIGKSMGIDLVNNPELAADPQIAARIATEYWKKTPGLRKAAQSGDVEAVTKKINGGTNGLDDRMAKTQQYLDDANSGELTVSLSKDEIEARRHRDAEVVVSAKEVKSSKDKAAAKKMAEEAAEKYQVPNVPLIYRDQAGVKQPVSSFATDLSTNTTDLSTSIATAPVSPSITIPKAVASAASPSPVMASTVKAASIPSVPEMPTVTVPMGDGVKTKQANNNAPDVSRDVSDRRIAHVVTGAYSGF, encoded by the coding sequence ATGGCATTGCAACATGACAGCCAAGGTTTTTTGGTTGGTGACCGCATTGAAGCAGACAAAATCACTGACCAAATCAATGAAATAATTAACGAATTAAAAGAGATAAAGGCGACCTTGCGCGGTGATGCTGTGCCGGGTTCTTCCTCCTCGGTAATATCGGCAGCGGAAAGTGTTAAAGCGCCGACAGCACCAGCGCTAACTTCAGTTGCATCACCGAAAGCGCGCGATGCAGGCGGGAGATTTACGGCTAATATTTATCAGCTGCCAAACACATCTGGCGTTGCAATGCCGGTAGCTAGAGGTCATCGCCAGCCAACCGTTAAATCACCTACTCATGAAAAATCAGGCGATGACAACAAAAGAGATTCATCAGAGATAAAGGCGACCTTGCGCGGTGATGCTGTGCCGGGTTCTTCCTCCTCGGTAATATCGGCAGCGGAAAGTGTTAAAGCGCCGACAGCACCAGCGCTAACTTCAGTTGCATCACCGAAAGCGCGCGATGCAGGCGGGAGATTTACGGCTAATAGTCAGGGTGGTCGTGTTAATGATGACAATAGGGATGCTGGTTCGGCATCTGCTATTTCTGACATGAGCGATCGTGTTGCTGGCGCTATTCGTGAAATCGCTATCAGTGAAGAGTCAGATCCATCCGTAAAGGCATTTAATGAGGTTGCGCAACCGCTATCCCGCGGGTTTGGAAAGATATTCAGCAGTAATGGCAATAAATCTCAAGATCGCTGGTTTCGCCGGATCTGGCGGGAGATGCTTGACAAGCGCCTACAAGAAGCCATTTCAAACAAGAAAGTACAGCGAACACTCGATGACATAGAGAAGAATGGGCAGGATAAAGGAGAGTCAGGCTCGCGGTTTGGTGCCGCCATATTACTCCCACTTTTAGCCATACTTGGGAAAATATTAAGCGCATTGCTGCCAGTTAAAGCGTTGAATGCGCTGAAACGACTTCTGCCGTCATCATTTAGGCCAACCGGCAGGACCACTACTGCAGGAACGAAAAGAGGAGATCGTAGTGGCGGGAAGTCGACAGGCAAGAGTGGAAAATCAACCACTACAGCCGGAACTCGCCAGGAGCGCACCGGGAAAACAAATTCCAGAACAAGAACTGCTGGCGGTTCATCGCCAGAGGTCGCAAAAAAGCCGGGCATTTTTAGCAAAACCACAAAAGGTATAGGTAAGGGTCTTCGTGCTGGTCGTGGCGCAATCAGCAAGATCCCATTGCTTGGCGCTATTCTTGGCCTTGGGTTTATGGCTAGCGACGTCATGGACTCGGAGTCGAGTGATGGAACTCGCAAAGAGAAGGATATCGGTACTGGGGCGGCGGTCGGCCGTGGCGTTGGTGGTATGGGGGGCATAGCGGCTGGTGCAGCAGCTGGCGCCACCATAGGGTCGATTGTGCCGGTCATCGGCACTGCAGTAGGTGGCGTTGTTGGGGGATTGATTGGCGGTTGGCTTGGCGATTCTGCAGGCGACATCATTGGCGCTAAGTTCGGCGAATGGGTTAACGATTTACGCAGCGCGAATATTACCCAATCTATTGTTGATAAATGGAATTTTACTGCTGATTTTGTAGGGAGTTTATGGGGTCAGGCGTCTGATGGCGTCAAGGCCCAATGGGCGACGATAAGCGAATCAGTAAGTCAGAAATGGACTGAGTTAACCAGTGTTGTCAGTGCGGCATGGGGCGATGTTGCAACTAAGGCAGGCGAGAAATGGGATGCAGCCGTCTCATTCATGCAGTCAAGCTGGACGTCTGTTGTCGATAAAGCCACCGGACTATGGGATGGGTTGACTGATTTCGCGTCAAAGGCCAATGATTACATTAAAGATAAAACCGGAATTGATGTCGCTGATGCCGCTGGCGAGCTGGTCGGCAAAGCCAAGGATGCTTACAACGGAGCTAAAGAGTCGGTATCCAAAACTATCGATTCAGCAAAAGATACCGCAACGCAGGCGCTTACTTCATTTAGTGATGCGCTTAGCCAAGCCGCAAAAAAAGTGGCAGATGCAACTGGCGTAACAACGGTTGTTGATGCAGTTAAGCGCAGCTACAGTCACGCCGAAAATAAAGCTGAATTGAAGCGCGCAATGGCTGAGGCGGGCATTACCGATCCAAAAGAGCAGGCTTCATTTATGGGGCAGTTGGATCACGAGTCGGCTGGATTTACTCAACTCGAAGAAAGCATGAATTACAAGTCACCAGAACGGCTAATGGAGGTGAGTGCAACGGCGCGAAGCAAGGGTATCAATGCGGTAAATGAGGCTATTGCTGGCGGCCCAGAATCAGTTGCAGAATTGATGTATGGCGGACGCATGGGCAACACCGAGAAGGGCGATGCTTATAAGTATCGAGGGCGAGGGTTCATTCACCTAACCGGCAAGGATCAGTATGATTCAATCGGCAAATCCATGGGTATTGATCTTGTCAATAATCCAGAGTTAGCCGCTGATCCGCAAATTGCAGCCCGCATTGCTACGGAATATTGGAAAAAGACACCTGGATTACGAAAAGCAGCACAATCCGGCGATGTTGAAGCGGTCACCAAAAAGATAAATGGTGGTACGAATGGCCTCGATGATCGCATGGCTAAAACACAGCAATACCTTGATGATGCCAACAGCGGTGAATTGACGGTTTCCTTATCCAAAGATGAGATTGAGGCTCGCAGACATCGAGATGCCGAGGTTGTCGTCAGTGCTAAAGAGGTTAAATCATCAAAAGATAAGGCTGCAGCCAAGAAGATGGCGGAAGAGGCGGCGGAGAAGTACCAAGTTCCAAATGTTCCGTTGATTTACCGTGATCAGGCTGGGGTTAAGCAGCCGGTATCATCGTTTGCTACCGACTTATCAACCAATACTACCGACTTATCAACCAGTATTGCGACAGCGCCAGTGTCGCCATCAATTACCATTCCTAAAGCTGTGGCCAGCGCAGCAAGTCCTTCGCCAGTAATGGCGTCAACAGTAAAAGCTGCATCCATTCCGTCTGTTCCTGAAATGCCAACTGTCACCGTTCCAATGGGGGATGGAGTCAAGACAAAACAAGCCAATAACAATGCACCTGATGTATCGAGGGATGTATCAGATCGGCGAATTGCTCACGTTGTTACTGGTGCGTATAGCGGATTTTAG
- a CDS encoding phage tail protein: protein MAEAVTLKSHRRRIAAQMAGGTPVAKVAYMAFGDGGHDSTTLKAIQPSDDQTALKHEVLRKALSAIEQEDLYSVTGRGLIEAAELVGVKVSEAALVDANGNLIGIKNFAPKVKESDERYEISIKLRY from the coding sequence ATGGCTGAGGCCGTAACTCTTAAATCACATCGTCGTCGCATCGCTGCACAAATGGCTGGAGGAACCCCTGTTGCCAAAGTTGCGTATATGGCGTTCGGTGATGGTGGTCATGATTCGACCACATTAAAGGCGATACAGCCATCGGATGATCAGACAGCGCTAAAGCATGAGGTGCTTAGAAAAGCACTTAGTGCCATTGAGCAAGAAGATCTCTATTCGGTAACTGGCCGAGGGCTTATTGAGGCCGCCGAGTTGGTTGGCGTAAAGGTGTCAGAGGCCGCGTTGGTTGATGCTAATGGCAACCTAATTGGCATAAAAAACTTTGCGCCAAAGGTCAAGGAGTCCGATGAGCGCTACGAAATTAGCATTAAGCTGAGGTACTAA
- the avd gene encoding diversity-generating retroelement protein Avd yields the protein MRRTRNNNTHQPVFDASFHDHEIEKSSDHMPALTTPHDGHFLEIGQKCEEMIKDAYIILKQFPRVERHVLAAEIRQSMWSLLRLITRAGRRFHKKTTLEDMAIEIDMLRSQVRVARQLGYIATDKYRNWAIKNDEIGRKIGAWLRHESGNKPSIHKQDAQ from the coding sequence ATGAGAAGGACCAGAAACAACAATACGCATCAGCCTGTGTTTGATGCGAGTTTTCATGATCATGAAATTGAAAAGAGCTCTGATCATATGCCTGCACTCACAACGCCTCATGATGGTCACTTCCTTGAAATTGGGCAGAAGTGCGAAGAGATGATAAAGGACGCTTACATTATTCTTAAGCAGTTCCCTCGGGTGGAACGCCATGTTCTTGCTGCAGAAATACGGCAATCAATGTGGTCTTTATTGCGATTGATCACGCGAGCGGGGCGCCGATTTCACAAAAAGACAACGCTCGAAGATATGGCTATAGAGATAGACATGCTTCGTAGTCAGGTTCGCGTGGCTAGGCAGCTTGGTTATATTGCAACAGACAAATACCGCAATTGGGCCATAAAGAATGATGAAATTGGTAGAAAGATTGGCGCATGGTTGAGGCATGAGTCAGGTAATAAGCCATCCATTCACAAACAAGATGCACAATAA